The proteins below are encoded in one region of Juglans microcarpa x Juglans regia isolate MS1-56 chromosome 4D, Jm3101_v1.0, whole genome shotgun sequence:
- the LOC121261275 gene encoding DDB1- and CUL4-associated factor homolog 1 isoform X1 yields MEATVDDQADQPQAEARAPTAESQPESQGEEDVEEEARNEDDELIAKAQKLMEKITFSPEKPSSFVLHALASLLETQESQYMEENGHSSTNGRASHNVGRLGNLVRENDDFFELISSKFLSETRYPPSIQAAAARLLLSCSLTWTYPHVFEEAVLENIKNWVIDDTARFPREDHNCKGKEVSDYEMLKTYSTGILAVCLSSGGHVVEDVLTSGLSAKLMRYLRVRVLGEMSTSQKDAAHLTNGKIASGATCIRGRDEGKVRVRQAPETTYLDGSRIADERSLDDQSLERDQDRDIVLQGHGEECRINDGERPDAMDERVDAYEIDADGDNRRHSRELRDGKAKLEDFDENGRDDSSRRRANRGLARSRCKGRFNEGGPENEQALTSPGSGSRLGQGRSTRERSVSRHSDVKKLLDARKTFGRITSDALVVERDDNDDCFQECRVGNKDISDLVKKAVRAAEDEARTANAPAEAIKAAGDAAAEVVKSAAFEEFKATKDEEAAVLAASRTASTVIDAANSIEVSRSSSSINDNSLNLNYTETEISEDVEEYFILDSESLAQLREKYCIQCLEILGEYVEVLGPVLHEKGVDVCLALLQRSSRNKEESKAAILLPDVMKLICALAAHRKFAALFVDRGGMQKLVAVPRVAQTFFGLSSCLFTIGSLQGIMERVCALPSDVVHQVVELAIQLLECPQDQARKNAALFFAAAFVFRAVLDAFDAQDCLQKLLGLLNDAALVRSGVNTGALSLSSSGSFRNDRSPAEVLTSSEKQIAYHTCVALRQYFRAHLLLLVDSIRPNKNNRSTARNTPSVRAAYKPLDISNEAMDAVFLQLQKDRKLGPAFVRTRWPAVEKFLSFNGHFTLLELCQALPVERYLHDLLQYALGVLHIVTLVPNSRKMIVNATLSNNRVGIAVILDAANSASSYVDPEIIQPALNVLVNLVCPPPAISNKPPILAQGLHSVSAPTSYGSGMENRDRNTERNVSDRAVNMSSQSDPRERNGESSVVDRGNATGVGTQYISSTSQTPVPTATSGLVGDRRISLGAGAGCAGLATQLELGYRQAREAVRANNGIKVLLHLLQPRVYSPPAALDCLRALACRVLLGLARDDTIAHILTKLQVGKKLSELIRDSGGQTGGTEQGRWQAELSQAAIELIAIVTNSGRASTLAATDAATPTLRRIERAAIAAATPITYHSRELLLLIHEHLQASGLGATAATLLKEAQLTPLLFLAAPSSLVHQTSAPEVPSTQLHWPSGRATCGFLTEKSKLTAQNEDMSLKCDSTVSSSKKNPLAFSPIFGIHSRNQLQSHDCQSVSVRRIFSTSKQPSVPAIASENSSESLPKPNFDTESQCKTPIVLPMKRKLSELKDVGLVSSPGKRLNAGEQGLRSPVCPTPSSGRKSNLLTDNIGLSTPSSIVRDQHWQSMPIGGLAGYMDDNQHGNTHMGQATPSSQLGILNDPQPSSTEQLTLDSIVVQYLKHQHRQCPAPITTLPPLSLLHPHVCPEPKRSLDAPSNVTGRLGTREFKSIYGGVHGNRRDRQFVYSRFRPWRTCRDDAGALLTCIDFLGDSSRLAVGSHSGELKIFDSNSNNVLESCTSHQSPLTSVESYISGETQLVLSSSSQDVRLWDATSISGGPMHPFEGCKAARFSNSGSIFAALTVEPAPREILLYNIQTCQLESKLSDTSASSTGRGHVYSLIHFSPSDAMLLWNGVLWDRRVSGPVHRFDQFTDYGGGGFHPAGNEVIINSEVWDLRKFRLLRSVPSLDQMTVTFNARGDVIYAILRRNLEDVMSAVHTRRVKHPLFAAFRTVDAVNYSDIATIPVDRCVLDFATESTDSFVGLITMDDQEEMYSSGRVYEIGRRRPTDDDSDPDDAESEEEDEDDDDADVDPILGPDLDGDGESDADDLSNDDSVSELIDDDDDDDDGDFMLEGGTGLLEIVTEGDEDDEDSELLESFSSDDEDDFVGNGFGY; encoded by the exons ATGGAGGCGACCGTGGACGACCAAGCGGACCAACCGCAAGCAGAAGCTCGGGCTCCTACCGCAGAATCTCAGCCTGAGTCTCAAGGAGAAGAAGACGTAGAAGAGGAAGCAAGGAACGAAGATGATGAGTTGATCGCGAAGGCTCAGAAGCTGATGGAGAAGATCACTTTTTCGCCTGAAAAACCTAGCTCCTTCGTCCTTCATGCCCTCGCCTCCCTTCTTGAAACACAAGAATCCCA ATACATGGAAGAGAATGGTCATTCATCCACTAACGGTCGTGCTTCACATAACGTTGGACGGCTTGGGAACCTAGTCCGG GAAAATGATGATTTCTTTGAATTGATATCTTCAAAGTTTTTATCAGAAACAAGATACCCACCCTCCATCCAGGCAGCTGCTGCAAGGCTTCTTTTAAGCTGCTCACTGACTTGGACT TATCCTCATGTTTTTGAAGAAGCCGTCTTAGAGAACATAAAAAATTGGGTGATTGATGACACTGCAAGATTTCCCCGTGAAGACCACAACTGCAAGGGCAAGGAGGTATCTGATTATGAAATGTTGAAGACTTATTCCACCGGAATTCTTGCCGTTTGTTTGTCTAG TGGTGGTCATGTAGTCGAAGATGTATTGACATCTGGATTGTCTGCCAAGCTTATGCGCTATCTTCGGGTGCGTGTCCTTGGAGAGATGAGTACAAGCCAGAAAGATGCTGCTCATTTAACAAATGGTAAGATTGCATCCGGTGCTACTTGCATAAGAGGTAGGGACGAAGGCAAGGTTAGGGTTCGGCAGGCTCCGGAAACAACTTATTTAGATGGTTCGAGGATAGCGGATGAGAGATCCTTAGATGACCAAAGTCTTGAAAGGGATCAGGATAGAGACATTGTTCTGCAAGGACATGGAGAAGAATGCAGGATAAATGATGGAGAAAGACCTGATGCAATGGATGAAAGGGTTGATGCCTATGAGATAGATGCTGATGGCGATAATAGGAGGCATAGTCGAGAATTACGTGATGGGAAGGCAaaattggaagattttgatgagAACGGTAGAGATGACTCTTCGAGGCGCAGAGCAAATCGTGGATTGGCAAGATCAAGATGCAAGGGAAGGTTCAATGAAGGTGGCCCTGAGAATGAACAGGCTTTAACCTCACCAGGATCTGGTAGTCGATTGGGACAGGGGCGGAGTACAAGAGAGAGGAGCGTCTCAAGGCATTCAGATGTGAAAAAATTACTAGATGCTAGAAAGACTTTTGGCAGGATTACTTCTGATGCTTTGGTTGTCGAAAGGGACGATAACGATGACTGCTTCCAGGAATGCAGAGTTGGAAATAAAGATATCTCCGATCTAGTAAAGAAAGCAGTTAGGGCTGCCGAAGATGAAGCAAGAACAGCCAATGCACCTGCAGAAGCTATCAAAGCAGCAGGTGATGCTGCTGCTGAAGTTGTCAAAAGTGCGGCTTTCGAG GAATTTAAAGCTACCAAAGATGAAGAAGCTGCAGTCTTGGCTGCTTCCAGAACTGCATCCACTGTTATTGATGCTGCTAATTCAATCGaggtttcaag GAGCTCTAGTAGCATCAATGATAATTCGCTGAATCTAAATTACACAGAGACAGAAATCAGTGAGGATGTGGAAGAATATTTCATCCTGGACTCTGAATCTCTTGCACAGCTGAGGGAAAAATACTGTATTCAATGCCTTGAGATACTTGGAGAATATGTTGAAGTTCTTGGGCCTGTACTTCATGAGAAGGGTGTTGATGTCTGCCTTGCATTGTTGCAACGGAGTTCCAGAAACAAGGAGGAATCAAAGGCTGCAATTCTTTTGCCTGATGTAATGAAGCTAATCTGCGCGTTGGCAGCTCACCGAAAATTTGCTGCATTATTTGTGGATCGGGGTGGCATGCAGAAACTGGTTGCTGTCCCTAGAGTTGCTCAAACCTTTTTTGGTCTTTCTTCCTGCCTGTTTACTATTGGTTCTCTCCAG GGAATAATGGAACGTGTGTGCGCTCTTCCCTCAGATGTTGTACACCAGGTGGTTGAGTTAGCTATCCAACTTCTTGAGTGCCCTCAGGACCAAGCTAGAAAAAATGCTGCCTTGTTTTTTGCTGCTGCATTTGTTTTCCGAGCAGTTCTTGATGCCTTTGATGCTCAGGACTGTTTACAAAAATTACTTGGGCTTCTAAATGATGCTGCGTTAGTTAGGTCTGGAGTAAATACTGGGGCGTTAAGTTTGTCCAGTTCAGGATCATTTCGAAATGATCGTTCACCTGCCGAAGTTCTGACATCATCAGAGAAGCAGATAGCTTATCATACCTGTGTTGCTTTACGGCAATATTTTAGAGCTCACCTTCTTCTGCTGGTGGATTCGATCCGTCCTAATAAAAACAATCGAAGTACGGCGCGGAATACTCCAAGTGTAAGGGCAGCCTACAAGCCACTTGATATCAGTAATGAAGCTATGGATGCTGTGTTTCTGCAGTTACAAAAGGATCGAAAGCTGGGTCCTGCATTTGTAAGAACTCGTTGGCCTGCAGTTGAGAAGTTCTTGAGCTTTAATGGACACTTTACCTTGTTGGAATTGTGTCAG GCCCTCCCTGTTGAGCGCTATTTGCACGATTTGCTTCAATATGCATTGGGTGTGCTGCATATTGTTACATTAGTACCCAACAGCCGCAAGATGATTGTAAATGCCACATTAAGCAATAATCGTGTTGGTATAGCAGTCATTTTGGATGCAGCAAATAGTGCTAGTAGTTATGTGGACCCAGAG ATCATCCAACCAGCACTAAATGTGTTAGTAAATCTTGTTTGTCCTCCACCTGCAATCAGCAATAAACCACCTATACTTGCACAAGGtctgcattctgtttctgctccaACCTCATATGGTTCTGGGATGGAGAATAGAGACAGAAACACAGAACGTAATGTCTCTGATCGAGCTGTTAACATGTCTAGCCAGAGTGATCCAAGGGAGCGGAATGGGGAATCTAGTGTGGTAGATAGGGGAAATGCCACAGGAGTTGGTACCCAGTACATCAGTAGCACTTCACAAACTCCTGTTCCCACAGCTACTTCAGGACTGGTTGGAGATCGTAGAATATCTTTAGGTGCTGGTGCAGGTTGTGCTGGCCTTGCTACCCAATTGGAACTAGGATATCGTCAAGCAAGAGAGGCTGTACGTGCAAACAATGGTATAAAGGTCCTACTTCATCTCCTCCAGCCACGTGTATATTCACCTCCTGCTGCCCTTGATTGTCTTCGCGCTCTAGCTTGCCGTGTTCTGCTTGGTCTAGCCAGAGATGATACAATTGCACATATATTGACAAAGCTTCAG GTTGGAAAAAAGCTATCAGAACTAATTCGAGATTCAGGAGGCCAGACAGGTGGAACTGAGCAAGGCAGGTGGCAAGCTGAACTTTCCCAGGCAGCAATTGAACTGATTGCA ATTGTGACAAATTCAGGGCGTGCAAGTACGTTAGCAGCTACTGATGCTGCTACCCCTACTTTGAGGCGCATAGAAAGAGCAGCTATAGCTGCTGCTACTCCGATTACTTACCATTCCAG GGAGCTTTTACTTCTAATCCATGAACACCTACAGGCGTCTGGTTTGGGTGCAACTGCTGCTACGCTATTAAAAGAGGCTCAGTTGACTCCTTTGCTGTTCTTGGCTGCTCCATCATCTCTTGTGCACCAAACCTCTGCACCAGAAGTCCCCTCTACACAGCTCCATTGGCCCTCTGGTCGAGCCACTTGTGGATTTCTCACTGAAAAATCTAAACTCACTGCACAGAATGAGGATATGAGCCTGAAGTGCGATTCAACTGTAtcttcttcaaagaaaaatcCACTGGCTTTCTCACCAATTTTTGGTATACACTCAAGAAATCAGTTGCAATCCCATGATTGCCAATCGGTATCTGTCAGGAGAATCTTCAGTACATCAAAGCAACCTTCTGTACCTGCAATTGCATCAGAAAATTCATCAGAGTCCTTGCCAAAACCTAATTTTGATACAGAATCTCAATGTAAGACTCCAATTGTATTGCCGATGAAGCGAAAATTATCAGAGTTGAAGGATGTGGGGTTGGTTTCATCCCCCGGAAAGCGACTTAACGCGGGTGAGCAAGGACTCCGGTCTCCAGTTTGTCCAACACCCAGTAGTGGCCGTAAAAGCAACCTGCTAACTGATAATATAGGACTGTCTACCCCAAGTTCTATTGTAAGAGATCAGCATTGGCAATCAATGCCAATTGGTGGCTTGGCAGGTTATATGGATGATAACCAACATGGCAACACCCATATGGGTCAGGCGACACCATCCTCACAACTTGGGATTTTAAATGATCCTCAGCCCAGCAGCACAGAGCAGTTAACTCTAGACTCTATTGTTGTTCAATATCTGAAGCACCAGCATCGCCAATGCCCGGCCCCTATAACCACTCTTCCGccactctctctcttgcatCCACATGTTTGTCCTGAACCTAAACGAAGTCTTGATGCCCCATCAAATGTAACAGGCAGACTTGGTACACGTGAGTTCAAAAGTATATATGGTGGGGTACATGGAAATCGCAGGGATCGCCAGTTTGTTTACAGCAGATTCAGACCTTGGAGAACTTGTCGGGATGATGCTGGGGCACTTTTGACATGCATTGATTTTCTTGGGGACTCCTCTCGTCTTGCAGTTGGCAGCCACTCTGGAGAGCTCAAAATTTTTGATTCCAACAGCAACAATGTGCTGGAGAGCTGCACAAGCCACCAGTCTCCTTTGACATCTGTTGAATCATATATTTCTGGTGAGACGCAGCTGGTGCTTTCATCGAGCTCCCAGGATGTAAGGTTGTGGGACGCAACTTCAATCTCAGGTGGACCAATGCATCCATTTGAAGGGTGTAAGGCTGCAAGGTTTAGCAATTCTGGTAGCATTTTTGCAGCCCTGACAGTAGAGCCTGCACCACGAGAAATTCTCCTCTACAATATCCAAACCTGCCAGCTGGAATCAAAGCTGTCAGACACATCTGCAAGTTCTACAGGTCGGGGGCATGTTTATTCTCTCATACACTTCAGCCCTTCAGATGCTATGTTGCTATGGAATGGGGTATTGTGGGATCGGCGGGTTTCTGGCCCTGTTCATCGCTTTGATCAGTTTACAGATTATGGAGGTGGTGGCTTTCATCCAGCTGGGAATGAG gTAATTATAAACTCAGAGGTCTGGGATCTCCGGAAGTTTAGGCTCCTCCGTAGTGTACCTTCATTGGATCAAATGACAGTAACTTTTAATGCACGCGGTGATGTGATTTATGCAATCCTTCGGAGAAATCTTGAGGATGTAATGTCTGCTGTTCACACACGTCGAGTCAAGCATCCTCTCTTTGCTGCTTTTCGCACGGTGGATGCAGTCAACTACTCTGACATTGCCACTATACCTGTAGATCGTTGTGTCCTTGACTTCGCAACAGAGTCAACAGATTCCTTTGTAGGGTTGATTACAATGGATGATCAAGAAGAGATGTACTCTTCAGGAAGAGTTTATGAAATTGGTCGCAGAAGGCCAACGGATGATGATTCAGATCCTGATGATGCTGAGagtgaggaggaagatgaggatgatgatgatgctgatGTAGACCCTATTCTAGGCCCAGATCTCGATGGGGATGGTGAAAGTGATGCAGATGACTTGAGTAACGATGATAGTGTTAGCGAACTGATTGACGacgacgatgatgatgatgatggggatTTCATGCTGGAGGGTGGAACAGGATTACTAGAGATTGTGACAGAGggtgatgaggatgatgaggatAGTGAATTGCTTGAATCTTTCAGtagtgatgatgaggatgatttTGTGGGTAATGGTTTTGGTTATTAA